A part of Halobaculum sp. MBLA0143 genomic DNA contains:
- a CDS encoding PQQ-binding-like beta-propeller repeat protein — protein MTRSRRALLRLGAAAALAGLAGCEAREGTTAVDEPYSPTGEPTPEPTPTPRDGDWQSYRGDAGNTGTGDSGPTTAPTVAWSRPTAVTTGGPSAAGGGIAVVPAAADTVYARRLSDGRLAWIDSAPVDPAVCPAATPSAAVVTDGSRVTALSPDDGDPLWRRGFGASVVGLTAVGERVLVATADGVLALTAATGERRWRAAPEGTVETAAAPGDPVAVGVRREGEPAVAAVGSEGTAWRRPFPGAAPDDGRQSGLWRPAVGDGSVAVAGGDTLVSLSATDGRLEWQTTTPAPVAAPPAVGRFGVAATSLETDLSSSPGDRTAAGSDTPTPPPTDVIRLRVTLSAHRSDDGRRRWRRRYRGTWNFTSGPPSTVPFRATADRLLLGVDGTLHAVGPGGERQWTAPVAGTPAVADGVVTAGDTAVGLADGERRWRATGDAGGVAVTPAVVGNRVYVGGADGVVSALAADTGRVEWRTQLDGAVGGTPAVTAADDGRRLVIVGTRAGSAVGLAADTGRVVWRRSVGGTPRSPTVADGRVFLGTFSETLTVLSATTGETLWTATRPEPFLPGVPTVGDGAVVAGANGQLYAFETADGSERWRVTGDDYRVQSTAAVGDGRVVLSLGSSLRAFRLADGTELWRHPSGSTNVAPAVHDGTAYTVADGRLTAVSVADGRRRWSRTVGNATSVTATPECLIVRGLDTRSLRGFSHDGDPLWRYDGRVATDPAATDGWLFAGAAGGRVLALVEADGRPSV, from the coding sequence GTGACACGGAGTCGACGCGCGCTTCTGCGGCTGGGGGCGGCCGCGGCGCTGGCCGGGCTCGCCGGCTGTGAGGCCCGCGAGGGGACGACCGCCGTCGACGAGCCCTACTCGCCGACGGGCGAGCCGACGCCGGAGCCGACCCCGACGCCACGCGACGGCGACTGGCAGAGCTACCGCGGGGACGCGGGAAACACCGGTACGGGCGACAGCGGGCCGACGACGGCGCCGACCGTCGCCTGGAGCCGGCCGACGGCGGTGACGACCGGCGGGCCATCGGCGGCTGGGGGCGGAATCGCCGTCGTCCCAGCGGCGGCAGACACGGTGTACGCCCGACGACTGTCGGACGGCCGGCTGGCGTGGATCGATTCCGCCCCGGTCGACCCCGCGGTGTGTCCGGCGGCGACGCCGTCGGCGGCGGTCGTCACCGACGGATCCCGGGTGACGGCGTTGTCGCCCGACGACGGCGACCCGCTGTGGCGCCGCGGGTTCGGGGCGTCCGTCGTCGGACTGACGGCCGTCGGCGAGCGCGTCCTCGTCGCCACCGCCGACGGCGTACTCGCCCTGACGGCCGCGACCGGGGAGCGACGGTGGCGGGCGGCACCCGAGGGGACCGTCGAGACGGCCGCGGCGCCGGGCGACCCGGTCGCGGTCGGCGTCCGCCGAGAGGGTGAGCCGGCGGTCGCCGCCGTCGGGAGCGAGGGGACGGCGTGGCGACGCCCGTTCCCCGGGGCGGCGCCGGACGACGGCAGGCAGTCCGGACTGTGGCGACCGGCAGTCGGCGACGGCTCCGTCGCCGTCGCCGGCGGCGACACGCTGGTGTCGCTGTCGGCCACAGACGGGCGTCTGGAGTGGCAGACGACGACCCCGGCGCCGGTCGCCGCGCCGCCAGCGGTCGGCCGCTTCGGCGTCGCGGCCACGAGCCTGGAGACGGACCTGTCGTCGTCACCCGGCGACCGGACCGCAGCGGGGTCGGACACGCCGACGCCGCCGCCGACGGACGTGATCCGGCTCCGGGTGACGCTGTCGGCCCACCGCTCCGACGACGGCCGCCGACGGTGGCGGCGACGCTACCGCGGCACCTGGAACTTCACGAGCGGGCCACCGAGCACCGTGCCGTTCCGAGCGACGGCGGACCGACTGTTGCTCGGCGTCGACGGGACCCTCCACGCCGTCGGGCCAGGGGGTGAACGGCAGTGGACGGCCCCGGTCGCCGGCACGCCCGCGGTCGCGGACGGTGTCGTCACGGCCGGTGACACCGCAGTGGGGCTCGCGGACGGCGAACGGCGGTGGCGGGCGACCGGCGACGCCGGCGGCGTCGCGGTGACCCCGGCGGTCGTCGGCAACCGCGTCTACGTCGGCGGCGCCGACGGGGTCGTGTCCGCGCTCGCGGCCGACACCGGCCGCGTCGAGTGGCGGACCCAACTGGACGGCGCGGTCGGCGGGACGCCCGCGGTGACGGCCGCCGACGACGGCAGACGACTCGTGATCGTCGGCACGCGCGCCGGCTCGGCGGTCGGGCTGGCGGCCGACACCGGACGCGTTGTCTGGCGCCGGTCGGTCGGCGGGACACCCCGCTCGCCGACCGTCGCCGACGGCCGGGTGTTCCTGGGCACCTTCTCGGAGACGCTGACGGTGCTGTCGGCGACGACCGGCGAGACGCTGTGGACCGCGACCCGGCCGGAGCCGTTCCTCCCCGGCGTGCCGACCGTCGGGGACGGCGCGGTCGTCGCCGGCGCCAACGGCCAGCTGTACGCCTTCGAGACGGCAGACGGGAGCGAACGGTGGCGCGTGACCGGCGACGACTACCGGGTGCAGTCGACGGCCGCGGTCGGCGACGGTCGGGTCGTCCTCTCGCTGGGGTCGAGCCTGCGAGCGTTCCGGCTCGCCGACGGGACGGAGCTGTGGCGACACCCGAGCGGGTCGACGAACGTGGCGCCGGCGGTCCACGACGGCACCGCGTACACGGTCGCGGACGGACGCTTGACCGCCGTCTCCGTCGCCGACGGCCGCCGGCGGTGGTCACGGACCGTCGGCAACGCGACGAGCGTGACGGCGACCCCGGAGTGTCTGATCGTCAGGGGACTGGACACGCGGTCGCTCCGTGGCTTCTCTCACGACGGCGACCCGCTGTGGCGGTACGACGGCCGCGTGGCGACCGACCCCGCCGCGACGGACGGCTGGCTGTTCGCCGGCGCCGCCGGCGGGCGCGTCCTCGCGCTGGTCGAGGCCGACGGCCGACCGTCAGTGTAG
- a CDS encoding NAD(P)/FAD-dependent oxidoreductase, producing the protein MTRVAVVGAGAAAAGAAYTLAATDAETVVFEARDRVGGRAASATHDGVVYDYGANYVRDTAERPATFLREAASPTDTPPPVDTFDETGTVSPGRDDDEAKWSTPEGVQALVGRLLDAADATVHTGAPVRRLVRTADGWRADADPATGRFDAVVVTPPAPTTAELLARSDWDDPAREQLVAAARDVSYATVWSAALGYDRELDRPYYALVCTADGTRASWFSRESCKPGHVPDGEVVIAQGGHEWSATHADADPAWAAGRLADAASEVIGEPWLAAPAWADAVCWEHALVEDQLLPGPRRAAAEAGLYPAGDWVAGEARVHAALASGIETGERIALGG; encoded by the coding sequence GTGACACGAGTCGCAGTCGTCGGCGCCGGTGCGGCGGCCGCCGGCGCCGCCTACACGCTGGCGGCGACGGACGCGGAGACGGTCGTGTTCGAGGCGCGCGACCGAGTCGGCGGTCGTGCCGCGTCCGCGACGCACGACGGCGTCGTGTACGACTACGGCGCGAACTACGTCAGAGACACGGCAGAGCGCCCGGCGACGTTCCTCCGAGAGGCCGCGTCGCCGACGGACACGCCGCCGCCGGTGGACACCTTCGACGAGACCGGGACGGTGTCACCCGGCCGAGACGACGACGAGGCGAAGTGGTCGACACCGGAGGGGGTCCAGGCGCTCGTCGGCCGGCTGTTGGACGCCGCCGACGCGACCGTCCACACGGGCGCGCCGGTCCGGCGACTCGTCCGGACGGCCGACGGGTGGCGCGCCGACGCCGACCCCGCGACCGGCCGGTTCGACGCCGTCGTCGTGACGCCGCCGGCGCCGACCACCGCGGAACTGCTGGCCCGCTCCGACTGGGACGACCCCGCCCGCGAGCAGTTGGTCGCGGCCGCCCGCGACGTGTCGTACGCGACCGTCTGGAGCGCCGCGCTGGGGTACGACCGCGAGCTGGACCGACCCTACTACGCGCTCGTCTGCACCGCGGACGGCACCAGAGCCTCGTGGTTCTCCCGAGAGTCGTGCAAGCCCGGCCACGTCCCGGACGGTGAGGTGGTGATCGCCCAGGGCGGCCACGAGTGGTCGGCGACACACGCCGACGCAGACCCGGCGTGGGCGGCCGGACGGCTCGCGGACGCCGCGAGCGAGGTGATCGGCGAGCCGTGGCTGGCGGCGCCGGCGTGGGCGGACGCCGTCTGCTGGGAACACGCACTCGTGGAGGACCAACTGCTGCCCGGACCCCGCCGGGCCGCCGCCGAGGCCGGGCTCTACCCTGCCGGCGACTGGGTCGCCGGCGAGGCGCGCGTCCACGCCGCGCTCGCCTCCGGGATCGAGACGGGCGAGCGGATCGCCCTCGGCGGGTGA
- a CDS encoding OsmC family protein — MTDIESTTVNEAGFSATSQAGDFNIDTDATGETGPDPNAVLVSDYAACFTYAFRAGAQRNGFDDLGKLQTDAEADLNDEDDLTGIRFTLHAEADLTDDEAEELLGYAEEICHVHAALKESLYADVTVNAGAF; from the coding sequence ATGACCGACATCGAATCCACCACCGTGAACGAGGCGGGGTTCAGCGCGACGAGTCAGGCCGGCGACTTCAACATCGACACGGACGCGACCGGGGAGACCGGGCCGGACCCGAACGCAGTGTTAGTGTCGGACTACGCCGCGTGCTTCACGTACGCCTTCCGTGCGGGCGCCCAGCGTAACGGCTTCGACGACCTGGGCAAGCTCCAGACGGACGCGGAGGCCGACCTGAACGACGAGGACGACCTCACGGGGATCCGGTTCACACTCCACGCCGAGGCCGACCTGACGGACGACGAGGCAGAGGAGCTGCTCGGCTACGCCGAGGAGATCTGCCACGTCCACGCCGCGCTGAAGGAGTCGCTGTACGCCGACGTGACCGTCAACGCCGGCGCCTTCTGA
- the msrA gene encoding peptide-methionine (S)-S-oxide reductase MsrA translates to MTETETATLAGGCFWCVEAAFKELAGVHEAESGYTGGHATDPSYEAVCREETGHAEAVQVTYDPDEIAYPEILRVFFTIHNPTTVNRQGPDVGEQYRSAVFYHDDEQREIVESFVEELEAEGAYEDPIVTEIEPLEEWYTAEPYHQDYYENNPNDRYCQFNADPKIRKVREKFGEQLATN, encoded by the coding sequence GTGACAGAGACCGAGACCGCCACCCTCGCCGGTGGCTGCTTCTGGTGTGTCGAGGCGGCGTTCAAGGAGCTCGCGGGCGTCCACGAGGCGGAGTCCGGCTACACCGGCGGCCACGCCACGGACCCGAGCTACGAGGCGGTCTGCCGGGAGGAGACCGGCCACGCCGAGGCCGTCCAGGTGACGTACGACCCCGACGAGATCGCGTACCCGGAGATCCTGCGGGTGTTCTTCACGATCCACAACCCGACGACGGTGAACCGACAGGGGCCGGACGTGGGTGAGCAGTACCGCTCTGCCGTCTTCTACCACGACGACGAGCAACGCGAGATCGTCGAGTCGTTCGTCGAGGAGCTGGAGGCCGAAGGAGCGTACGAGGACCCGATCGTCACGGAGATCGAGCCGTTGGAGGAGTGGTACACCGCGGAGCCGTACCACCAGGACTACTACGAGAACAACCCGAACGACCGGTACTGCCAGTTCAACGCCGACCCGAAGATCCGGAAGGTGCGCGAGAAGTTCGGCGAGCAGTTGGCGACGAACTGA
- a CDS encoding DUF6498-containing protein, producing the protein MTDSPVAFGTTVLANLSPLAGVAFLGWDADTLAFVYTVEVVFAVSFAGVKALFARQPPAYDDSESDERTLDDTGEGGPTGPGDLVRRRGSVRVAAWLPPVYPRNVPFVADWFLVTLVFAALLPAFLARVVDPLGEFVGPATALCVVSLVVSHVLAARQRYFRRRQYETVSARGVVRVPVQEAAVVLGVVAVAGVELTATGFVVVAVAVKTLVDCGQYRDGGLFGYFTTPSADRSLRTVDDPDAPATEEIRPDRRAVLTNGLLAGASKALGVAPLYLFFWLGVLLLSDGGPVDVTAVTVLSFVIAPVIVAGLETTEYTLTHGWLSYRRCDGTVVAHDELTDTAQWATPVGGFRRAELADGRLADRVFDTQTLTLVSTEVDEELCLAHVRSAARAAVAFELPLATTAYEPFRSRFAAVVVTLAVVTVAAEVAVAFTVSGEVWESLLVVLLPFVVPTTVFGFQRLWARAY; encoded by the coding sequence GTGACCGACTCGCCCGTCGCGTTCGGGACGACGGTCCTGGCGAACCTCTCGCCGCTCGCGGGCGTGGCGTTCCTCGGGTGGGACGCAGACACACTCGCGTTCGTGTACACGGTCGAGGTGGTGTTCGCGGTGTCGTTCGCCGGGGTGAAGGCCCTGTTCGCCCGGCAGCCGCCGGCGTACGACGACTCGGAGTCGGACGAACGGACGCTCGACGACACGGGTGAGGGGGGTCCGACCGGCCCGGGTGATCTGGTCCGGAGACGCGGGAGCGTGCGGGTCGCCGCGTGGCTCCCACCCGTGTACCCCCGGAACGTGCCGTTCGTCGCCGACTGGTTCCTGGTGACACTGGTGTTCGCGGCGCTCCTGCCCGCGTTCCTGGCGCGGGTGGTCGACCCGCTCGGGGAGTTCGTCGGTCCGGCGACGGCGCTGTGTGTGGTCTCGCTGGTCGTCTCGCACGTCCTCGCGGCCAGACAGCGGTACTTCCGGCGGCGGCAGTACGAGACTGTCTCTGCCCGGGGTGTCGTCAGGGTGCCGGTACAGGAGGCCGCGGTCGTGCTCGGCGTGGTGGCGGTCGCCGGGGTCGAACTGACCGCGACCGGGTTCGTCGTCGTCGCCGTCGCGGTCAAGACCCTCGTCGACTGTGGGCAGTACCGCGACGGCGGGCTGTTCGGCTACTTCACGACGCCGTCGGCGGACAGGTCACTCCGGACGGTCGACGATCCGGACGCGCCCGCGACCGAGGAGATCCGTCCGGATCGGCGGGCCGTGCTGACGAACGGCCTCCTCGCGGGCGCGTCGAAGGCGCTCGGGGTCGCGCCGCTGTACCTGTTCTTCTGGCTGGGGGTCCTGCTCCTCTCGGACGGCGGTCCCGTCGACGTGACCGCCGTGACCGTGCTCTCGTTCGTGATCGCGCCGGTGATCGTCGCCGGGCTGGAGACGACGGAGTACACCCTCACGCACGGGTGGCTGTCGTACCGACGGTGCGACGGGACGGTCGTCGCGCACGACGAACTCACGGACACGGCACAGTGGGCGACACCGGTCGGTGGGTTCCGGCGTGCGGAGTTGGCCGACGGCCGGCTCGCCGACCGGGTGTTCGACACGCAGACGCTCACGCTGGTGTCGACGGAGGTCGACGAGGAGCTGTGTCTCGCACACGTCCGGTCGGCGGCCCGAGCGGCCGTCGCCTTCGAACTGCCGTTGGCGACGACCGCGTACGAGCCGTTCCGGTCGCGGTTCGCCGCCGTGGTGGTGACGCTGGCGGTCGTCACCGTCGCCGCCGAGGTGGCGGTCGCGTTCACCGTCTCCGGAGAGGTGTGGGAGAGCCTCCTCGTGGTGTTGCTCCCGTTCGTCGTCCCGACGACGGTGTTCGGGTTCCAGCGACTGTGGGCGCGAGCGTACTGA